One window of Aliarcobacter lanthieri genomic DNA carries:
- a CDS encoding FecCD family ABC transporter permease, translating into MFTYKKTIIWVFIVLTFLSMAINTTLGAFSISFKEILNTILNPSENTIFYQVLVDIRLPRILLAILIGIAFGISGAMMQTLFKNPLADPSLIGVSAGASAGVVIFMLMGSYLPFALTTGVLSYLSLPLSAFLGAVITILAIYKLATIYNKVAITVMLLAGIAINAMLGALVGLFTYVSTEEELKSFTFWTMGSLANGDMKVILTLLPVVIITFLFAVSKKTELNLMLLGEDEAKNSGVNSELLKKLIILFVSLAIGVSVAFCGIIGFIGLVVPHIARILVGSNHKYYLPLSAILGAFILLWADSLARMIISPAELPIGIITALLGAPFFLWLLIKNRQSTMS; encoded by the coding sequence ATGTTTACTTATAAAAAAACAATTATTTGGGTTTTTATAGTTTTAACTTTTTTATCTATGGCTATAAACACAACATTAGGAGCATTTAGTATCTCATTTAAAGAGATACTAAACACTATACTAAATCCATCAGAAAATACTATATTTTATCAAGTTTTAGTAGATATTAGATTGCCAAGAATTCTATTAGCTATTTTAATAGGGATTGCTTTTGGTATATCTGGTGCTATGATGCAAACACTTTTTAAAAATCCTCTTGCTGATCCATCGCTTATTGGAGTATCAGCAGGAGCTAGTGCTGGGGTTGTTATTTTTATGTTAATGGGTAGTTATTTACCTTTTGCATTAACTACTGGTGTTTTATCTTACCTTTCACTTCCTCTTAGTGCTTTTTTAGGTGCTGTTATTACTATTTTAGCTATTTATAAACTAGCAACTATTTACAATAAAGTAGCTATTACAGTTATGCTTTTAGCTGGAATAGCTATAAATGCTATGCTTGGGGCATTGGTTGGACTTTTTACTTATGTTAGTACTGAAGAAGAGTTAAAAAGTTTTACTTTCTGGACTATGGGAAGTTTAGCAAATGGGGATATGAAAGTTATCTTAACACTACTTCCTGTAGTAATAATCACATTTTTATTTGCAGTAAGTAAAAAAACAGAATTAAATCTTATGCTTTTAGGTGAAGATGAGGCTAAAAATTCTGGAGTAAACTCTGAATTACTAAAAAAATTAATTATCCTTTTTGTATCTTTAGCTATTGGTGTAAGTGTAGCCTTTTGTGGAATTATTGGATTTATAGGGCTTGTTGTACCACATATCGCAAGAATTTTAGTTGGTTCAAATCATAAATATTATTTACCTCTTAGTGCTATTTTGGGAGCATTTATACTTTTATGGGCAGATAGTTTAGCTAGAATGATAATTTCTCCTGCTGAACTTCCAATAGGAATTATAACTGCACTTTTAGGAGCCCCATTTTTCTTATGGCTATTAATAAAAAATAGACAAAGTACAATGAGTTAA
- a CDS encoding TonB-dependent receptor plug domain-containing protein, producing MYKQSLFASLAIMILSTTSFANENIEETKKLDDIVITAKSNKSIKDTSGAITVISAEDIAKINATNLKDILVKTAGIVEVGGSNGIKRVSIRGTRPVDALILVDGKKTNRTGTYATAADFEYSQVPISMIERIEIIKGPKSSIYGSDAMGGVVNIITKKDYSKTIWGDIDLQAGVSSAKNGGDEQNLSANIGGNISDKFSFMLGVNKFNRDETYGEGYRWVGFSKPKVDDATYIDGRESTNGNLKLKYNIDDTQNIYASYLKGKEDIKQKANEDYYSADRDVWSVGYEKNFEKVSLNLDYTNAKTDAKIKDGLFANQTHELKNDYLKGEAKISALKNNYIVIGAETAKEKYSRYRPTTNITDQRFEIRANSYYIQDEIELGDFIFTLGTVLDDNEKYGTELSPNIGVVYKIDDNQRLKASYGEGFKAPDVKIGSSSYFANTTWGNDNLKPETSKSYELAYEFYGENTLFKTALFQNKINNMFVIEQRVMPGNQHQWRNVDKADIKGLEAEVEYYITDNHMLNANYTLLKTENKSGTNQGKDIQYRPKNTINVGLSSDFDYGISSYLSANYIGTQYKNADNSEKIKAYTIANAQISKKLTNDLSVRVGVDNIFDKHFDETIDNADYLKRRFAYVGLNYKF from the coding sequence ATGTATAAACAAAGTTTATTCGCAAGCTTAGCAATTATGATACTTTCAACTACATCATTTGCAAATGAAAATATAGAAGAAACTAAAAAGCTCGATGATATTGTTATAACTGCAAAATCAAATAAATCTATAAAAGATACAAGTGGAGCAATTACTGTTATAAGTGCTGAAGATATAGCAAAAATAAATGCAACAAATCTTAAAGATATTTTAGTAAAAACTGCTGGTATAGTTGAAGTTGGTGGTTCAAATGGAATCAAAAGAGTTTCAATAAGAGGAACAAGACCAGTTGATGCACTTATTTTAGTTGATGGTAAAAAAACTAATCGTACTGGTACTTATGCAACTGCTGCTGATTTTGAATATTCACAAGTTCCTATTAGTATGATTGAAAGAATAGAGATTATAAAAGGACCAAAGAGTTCTATTTATGGTTCTGATGCAATGGGGGGAGTTGTAAATATTATTACAAAAAAAGACTATTCTAAAACAATCTGGGGTGATATAGATTTACAAGCAGGAGTATCTTCGGCTAAGAATGGTGGAGATGAACAAAACTTGAGTGCTAATATAGGAGGTAATATTTCAGATAAATTTTCATTTATGTTGGGTGTAAATAAATTTAATAGAGACGAAACTTATGGAGAAGGATATAGATGGGTTGGATTTTCTAAACCTAAAGTAGATGATGCTACATATATAGATGGTAGAGAAAGTACAAATGGAAATCTAAAACTAAAATATAATATCGATGATACTCAAAATATTTATGCTTCTTATTTAAAAGGAAAAGAAGATATCAAACAAAAAGCTAATGAAGATTATTATAGTGCTGATAGAGATGTTTGGAGTGTTGGTTATGAGAAGAATTTTGAAAAAGTATCTTTGAATTTGGATTATACAAATGCAAAAACAGATGCAAAAATTAAAGATGGATTATTCGCAAATCAAACTCATGAACTTAAAAATGATTATTTAAAAGGTGAAGCAAAAATATCTGCATTAAAAAATAATTATATTGTAATAGGTGCAGAAACAGCAAAAGAGAAATATTCAAGATATAGACCAACAACAAATATAACTGATCAACGATTTGAAATAAGAGCAAATTCTTACTATATTCAAGATGAGATAGAATTGGGAGATTTTATTTTTACTTTAGGAACAGTTCTTGATGATAATGAAAAATATGGTACTGAATTATCTCCAAATATTGGAGTTGTATATAAAATAGATGATAATCAAAGATTAAAAGCTAGTTATGGTGAAGGGTTTAAAGCCCCTGATGTTAAAATAGGAAGTAGCTCATATTTTGCAAATACAACTTGGGGAAATGATAATTTAAAGCCTGAAACTTCAAAATCTTATGAATTAGCTTATGAGTTTTATGGTGAGAATACTCTATTTAAAACAGCTTTATTTCAAAATAAAATAAATAATATGTTTGTTATTGAACAAAGAGTTATGCCAGGAAATCAACATCAATGGAGAAATGTTGATAAAGCTGATATTAAAGGTTTGGAAGCAGAAGTTGAATACTACATTACTGATAATCATATGTTAAATGCAAACTATACTTTACTTAAAACAGAAAATAAATCTGGTACAAATCAAGGTAAAGATATACAATATAGACCAAAAAACACAATTAATGTTGGTTTAAGTTCAGACTTTGATTATGGGATATCTTCATATTTAAGTGCGAATTATATAGGAACACAATATAAAAATGCAGATAATAGTGAGAAAATAAAGGCATATACAATAGCAAATGCACAAATCTCTAAGAAATTAACAAATGATTTAAGTGTAAGAGTAGGTGTAGATAATATTTTTGATAAGCATTTTGATGAAACAATAGATAATGCAGATTATCTAAAAAGAAGATTTGCTTATGTTGGGTTAAATTATAAATTTTAG
- a CDS encoding heme/hemin ABC transporter substrate-binding protein has product MRKIIKLSLVLALTATYSYASKIVSIGGSITETIVELGHSDKLIGVDLSSAYPKDVTSKLPNVGYWLNLPQEGILSLKPEVVIVSSQAGPKKLIDSLPKYGIKTYIIEDNPTIESAKNKIRQIGEILGEEKKASEIISRIESNVSKMNEELKDKKKPKVLFLFSRGEGTIMAAGSETKAGYMINIAGGENVIDFKQYTQISSESILKMNPDVIITSNHTGETGLDNSIVASTNAGKNNQIYTMDMLLISGFTVRVDSALQELSCMFNNNNLSYCSK; this is encoded by the coding sequence ATGCGTAAAATAATAAAACTATCTTTAGTACTTGCCTTAACTGCAACTTACTCTTATGCTTCAAAAATTGTAAGTATAGGAGGGAGTATTACAGAGACTATTGTAGAATTAGGGCATTCAGATAAATTAATTGGAGTTGATTTATCAAGTGCATATCCTAAAGATGTTACTTCAAAACTTCCTAATGTTGGATATTGGTTAAACCTTCCACAAGAAGGAATTTTATCTTTAAAGCCAGAAGTAGTTATTGTAAGTAGTCAAGCTGGACCAAAAAAATTAATAGATAGTCTTCCAAAATATGGAATAAAAACCTATATTATAGAGGATAATCCTACAATAGAATCTGCAAAAAATAAGATAAGACAAATTGGTGAGATTCTAGGTGAAGAGAAAAAAGCTTCAGAAATTATTTCAAGAATTGAAAGCAATGTTTCGAAAATGAATGAAGAGTTAAAAGATAAGAAAAAACCAAAAGTTTTATTTTTATTTTCAAGAGGTGAAGGTACTATAATGGCTGCTGGAAGTGAAACGAAAGCAGGATATATGATAAATATTGCGGGTGGAGAGAATGTAATTGATTTTAAACAATATACACAAATATCATCAGAATCTATTTTAAAGATGAATCCAGATGTTATTATTACCTCAAATCATACTGGAGAAACAGGTTTAGATAATAGTATTGTTGCTTCTACAAATGCTGGAAAAAATAATCAAATCTATACTATGGATATGCTTTTAATATCTGGATTTACTGTAAGAGTAGATAGTGCATTACAAGAACTTTCTTGTATGTTTAACAATAATAATTTATCATATTGTAGTAAATAA
- a CDS encoding TonB-dependent receptor plug domain-containing protein produces MYKQSLFASLALIMMSSTAFAEINLSAEQNNETKRLDEIFVSTKTDKTQEDISASVTVITAEDIAKINATDIKDVLLKSVGIVEIGGARGNGGTFVSIRGTRETDTLFLIDGKRANNTAGYIESSNFQYNMVPLDAIERIEVIKGAKSSIYGSDAMGGVVNIITKKDKRALYGSIDVKAGVSSADNGGNKQSYSANIGGNISEKLYMFLDVNKTNRDATGDNNGTFLEGLDSTSGIAKLKYDIDDTQNIYASYIKGVDKREDYKGPQTYKIERDIYNIGYEKIFDKVGIGLDYTKAKTDTKVSSSVFNGTHDLETDTFKGEVKLSAIDYNYIVLGAEATKEEYSRNGMNLSQNFDRKTYNYYIQDEIEVGDFIFTLGTNLDNNDKYGTEWSPNAGAVYKLDDKQRLKINYSEGFKAPTLKQGDGGYVFNERPIPIMNVIILGNDDLKPETSKSYELAYEFYGEDTTFKAAIFRTDLKDMIETRNISTKTTMIPGFPPKVSIVSTNQYQNIEKANIRGFETDFKYDFNESHTINANYTFLKTEDESTNEELEYRPKHTFNLGLSSDFAWGISSYLSANYIGTQYYTDSNNTTNKSSGYAIFNAQISKKITNDLTARIGVNNIGDKKFDDGEPYYLERRFAYVGLNYRF; encoded by the coding sequence ATGTATAAGCAAAGTTTGTTTGCAAGTTTAGCTTTAATAATGATGTCATCAACTGCTTTTGCTGAAATAAATTTATCAGCTGAACAGAATAATGAAACAAAAAGATTAGATGAAATATTTGTAAGTACAAAAACAGATAAAACGCAAGAAGATATATCAGCTTCAGTTACTGTAATAACAGCAGAAGATATAGCAAAAATAAATGCTACAGATATTAAAGATGTTTTACTTAAATCAGTTGGTATAGTAGAAATAGGTGGAGCAAGAGGAAATGGTGGAACTTTTGTATCAATAAGAGGAACAAGAGAAACAGATACTCTTTTCTTAATTGATGGAAAAAGGGCTAATAATACAGCTGGATATATAGAATCAAGCAACTTCCAATACAATATGGTTCCCTTAGATGCTATTGAAAGAATAGAAGTTATAAAAGGAGCAAAAAGTTCTATTTATGGTTCTGATGCAATGGGTGGAGTTGTAAATATTATTACTAAAAAAGATAAAAGAGCATTATATGGTTCTATTGATGTAAAAGCTGGAGTTTCTTCAGCTGATAATGGCGGAAATAAACAAAGTTATAGTGCTAATATTGGTGGTAATATTTCTGAAAAGTTATATATGTTTTTAGATGTAAATAAAACAAATAGAGATGCAACAGGAGATAATAATGGTACATTTCTTGAAGGCTTAGACTCTACAAGTGGTATTGCAAAGTTAAAATATGATATTGATGATACACAAAATATTTATGCTTCATATATAAAAGGTGTTGATAAAAGGGAAGATTATAAAGGACCACAAACTTATAAAATAGAAAGAGATATCTACAATATTGGATATGAAAAGATTTTTGATAAAGTAGGTATTGGATTAGATTATACAAAAGCAAAAACGGATACAAAAGTTAGCTCTAGTGTATTTAATGGAACACATGATCTTGAAACAGATACTTTTAAAGGGGAAGTGAAATTATCTGCAATAGATTATAACTATATAGTTTTAGGAGCTGAAGCTACAAAAGAAGAGTATTCACGAAATGGTATGAATCTTAGTCAAAATTTTGATAGAAAAACATATAACTACTATATTCAAGATGAGATAGAAGTTGGAGATTTTATATTTACTCTTGGTACAAATCTTGATAATAATGACAAGTATGGTACAGAATGGTCACCAAATGCTGGTGCTGTTTATAAATTAGATGATAAACAAAGACTGAAAATAAATTATAGTGAAGGATTTAAAGCACCTACTTTAAAACAAGGAGATGGAGGTTATGTATTTAATGAAAGACCTATTCCTATAATGAATGTTATTATTTTAGGGAATGATGATTTAAAACCTGAAACTTCAAAATCTTATGAATTAGCTTATGAGTTTTATGGAGAAGATACTACATTTAAAGCAGCTATATTTAGAACAGACCTAAAAGATATGATAGAAACAAGAAATATTAGTACTAAAACAACAATGATACCTGGATTTCCACCTAAAGTATCTATTGTAAGTACAAATCAATACCAAAATATTGAAAAAGCAAATATAAGAGGTTTTGAGACAGATTTCAAATATGACTTTAATGAAAGCCATACTATAAATGCAAACTATACATTCCTTAAAACAGAAGATGAAAGTACAAATGAGGAATTAGAGTATAGACCAAAACACACTTTTAATTTAGGATTGAGTTCAGATTTTGCTTGGGGTATATCTTCTTATTTAAGTGCGAATTATATAGGAACACAATACTATACTGATTCAAATAATACAACAAATAAATCTTCAGGATATGCAATCTTCAATGCACAAATTTCTAAAAAAATCACAAATGATTTAACTGCAAGAATAGGTGTTAATAATATAGGTGATAAAAAATTTGATGATGGTGAACCTTATTACCTTGAAAGAAGATTTGCATATGTAGGATTGAATTACAGATTCTAA
- the hutX gene encoding heme utilization cystosolic carrier protein HutX, producing the protein MEIIKEVESTKFDEIIEDISTWGKILMIKITPSFVIEIKDNIPTGTYGHGYYNFNSKNSSISGHLKVSDIETISFVSKILRGKLSHSIVFSKKDEDIFKIFVTRDENGELLKDQVQKFESLRDSL; encoded by the coding sequence ATGGAAATAATAAAAGAGGTAGAATCTACTAAATTTGATGAAATAATAGAGGATATTTCAACTTGGGGAAAAATCTTAATGATAAAAATCACACCATCTTTTGTAATAGAGATAAAAGATAATATTCCAACAGGAACTTATGGACATGGTTACTATAATTTTAATTCAAAAAATAGTTCTATTTCAGGACATTTAAAAGTAAGTGATATTGAAACTATATCTTTTGTATCAAAAATACTTAGAGGTAAATTATCTCATAGTATAGTTTTTAGTAAAAAAGATGAAGATATCTTCAAAATATTTGTAACAAGAGATGAAAATGGTGAACTTTTAAAAGACCAAGTTCAAAAATTTGAAAGTCTACGAGATAGTCTTTAA
- a CDS encoding HugZ family protein, which yields MENMTQTTSLEKAQEKLDVFLDNIKTVVLSTVSSDGEPFASYSPYVQDEDGNFYVFISTSVQHSHNMYNTGKAHLLFIEDESDTKHIYARRRLYFRANAEKFDENDERTEKIAQLFEKRFGKQASLVRNMPASRFYKLYPYDGNFVIGFGAAYKLDDTNKKVKELNTMNGIAHGETHELGLKKDA from the coding sequence ATGGAAAATATGACACAAACAACAAGTTTAGAAAAAGCTCAAGAAAAATTAGATGTTTTTTTAGACAATATAAAAACAGTTGTATTATCAACTGTGAGTTCAGATGGAGAACCATTTGCTAGTTATTCACCTTATGTACAAGATGAAGATGGTAATTTTTATGTATTTATTAGTACATCTGTTCAACACTCACATAATATGTACAATACAGGAAAAGCTCATTTACTTTTTATAGAAGATGAAAGTGATACAAAACATATTTATGCTAGAAGAAGATTATATTTTAGAGCAAATGCAGAAAAATTTGACGAAAATGATGAAAGAACTGAAAAAATAGCACAACTTTTTGAAAAAAGATTTGGAAAACAAGCATCTTTAGTTAGAAATATGCCAGCATCAAGATTTTATAAATTATATCCTTATGATGGAAATTTTGTTATTGGATTTGGAGCAGCATATAAACTTGATGATACAAATAAAAAAGTTAAAGAACTTAATACTATGAATGGAATAGCTCATGGTGAAACTCATGAGTTAGGTTTAAAAAAAGATGCGTAA
- a CDS encoding ABC transporter ATP-binding protein, with translation MNRIDLKYIWNLLLEKKKLLVFGQIVTIVAIIISVPIPLMLPALVDEVLLDKPNFFVENINNLFGTQNAFKYILIVTLAVVILRALHYIFSVIITKIFTNIAKFVTFKVREKTLKHLKDVSMNEYESLGSGTVSANLITDVNTLDNFIMSIASKLVTSILTLIAVGAVIIAIHPILGILIIVIQPLIMFLSRNIAKKTGILKKEENEAISDFQNNIGESLDLFSQIKASNKEEYFFDNAIKKAKNIQTTSNNFNYKSVAYERFSFTLFLIVFEILRAAGLVMVAYSDLSIGMMFAMFGYIWFIMTPVQDILSIQYSYMTAMAAINRINKVLDLQKEPNGNKSFEKKGVDIELKNVYFSYNKSKEILKDISFNIKYGEKIALIGASGSGKTTLAQIIAGFYTKTNGEIAYNNIRIEDLDKKSLRDEIFLVLQMPMLFNNTLRFNITMGDENIKDEDICKALEIAQLSDVVYNLENKLDTIVGKNGVRLSGGQRQRLSIARMIIANPSIIIFDESTSALDVQTETKLFCGLEEILKDKTVITIAHRLSTVKNANKIYVLDEGKIVQSGNHDELEQQEGHYLEFVKNQLI, from the coding sequence ATGAATAGAATTGATTTAAAATATATTTGGAACCTACTTTTAGAAAAGAAAAAGCTACTTGTTTTTGGGCAGATAGTAACAATTGTTGCAATAATAATAAGTGTACCTATCCCTTTAATGCTTCCAGCATTAGTTGATGAAGTACTTTTAGATAAACCAAACTTTTTTGTAGAAAATATCAACAATCTTTTTGGAACTCAGAATGCTTTTAAATATATCCTTATTGTAACTTTAGCAGTAGTTATTTTACGAGCTTTACACTATATTTTTTCTGTTATTATCACTAAGATATTTACAAACATAGCAAAATTTGTAACATTTAAAGTTAGAGAAAAAACATTAAAACACTTAAAAGACGTATCAATGAACGAATATGAAAGTCTTGGTAGTGGTACTGTAAGTGCAAATTTAATAACAGATGTAAATACTTTAGATAATTTTATAATGTCGATTGCAAGTAAACTTGTGACATCAATTTTAACTTTAATAGCTGTTGGTGCAGTAATTATAGCTATTCACCCAATTTTAGGAATTTTAATTATAGTTATTCAACCACTCATTATGTTTTTATCAAGAAATATTGCAAAAAAAACTGGTATTTTAAAAAAAGAAGAGAATGAGGCTATTTCAGATTTTCAAAATAATATAGGAGAATCATTAGATCTATTTTCTCAAATAAAAGCTAGTAATAAAGAGGAATATTTTTTTGATAATGCAATAAAAAAAGCAAAAAATATTCAAACTACTTCAAATAATTTCAACTATAAAAGTGTAGCTTATGAAAGATTTTCATTTACACTATTTTTAATAGTTTTTGAAATATTAAGAGCAGCTGGTCTTGTAATGGTTGCTTATAGTGACTTATCTATTGGTATGATGTTTGCTATGTTTGGATATATTTGGTTTATTATGACTCCGGTACAAGATATACTATCAATACAATATTCATATATGACAGCAATGGCTGCAATAAACAGAATAAATAAAGTTTTAGATCTGCAAAAAGAACCAAATGGTAATAAATCTTTTGAAAAAAAAGGTGTAGATATTGAACTAAAAAATGTATATTTTTCATACAATAAGAGTAAAGAGATTTTAAAAGATATCTCATTTAATATAAAATATGGTGAAAAAATAGCATTAATAGGTGCTAGTGGAAGTGGAAAAACAACTTTAGCACAAATAATTGCTGGGTTTTATACAAAAACAAATGGTGAAATAGCTTATAACAATATAAGAATTGAAGATTTAGATAAAAAAAGTCTAAGAGATGAAATATTTTTAGTTTTACAAATGCCAATGTTATTTAATAATACTTTACGATTTAATATAACTATGGGTGATGAAAATATTAAAGACGAAGATATTTGCAAAGCTCTTGAGATAGCACAATTATCAGATGTTGTTTACAACTTAGAAAATAAACTTGATACAATCGTAGGAAAAAATGGTGTAAGACTTAGTGGTGGTCAACGACAAAGATTATCTATTGCAAGAATGATTATAGCAAATCCAAGTATTATAATATTTGATGAATCAACTTCTGCTTTAGATGTTCAAACAGAAACTAAATTATTTTGTGGTTTAGAAGAGATTTTAAAAGATAAAACAGTTATCACAATAGCACACAGATTAAGTACAGTTAAAAATGCAAATAAAATATATGTTCTTGATGAAGGCAAAATCGTTCAAAGTGGAAATCATGATGAATTAGAACAACAAGAAGGACACTATCTTGAATTTGTTAAAAATCAATTAATTTAA
- a CDS encoding helix-turn-helix domain-containing protein: MTNLSRSKLYEVGKVLLKEERSKSFVKQVARVNNQYINLNIVNAMIEDNIYLNIVDNVVKQSHIQKLRSKKNEQLQIRLILQGKLEKLDQFSNEKIIYNENEISVEYKKDIEESLLNKQGEHIKYICITLNEHYLSENSYISDMFKDNFSKKFYEPNLKNKFLEVFNREYSSGLDKIYLKNKTMEIIFYVFEELKKDEIKIEMLNEEDIKRVKKAKLYIEDYFYENITIPLLSKKVALNTTKLKKGFKELFGKTVGEFLRDYRLEKAVTYLKENKYSVREVSLMCGYTNQASFSYAFSSQYNTKPKDVLKKSDL; the protein is encoded by the coding sequence ATGACTAATTTATCAAGATCAAAACTTTATGAAGTAGGAAAGGTTTTACTAAAAGAAGAACGGAGTAAATCTTTTGTCAAACAGGTTGCTAGAGTAAATAATCAATATATAAATCTAAATATTGTAAATGCAATGATTGAAGATAATATTTATTTAAATATTGTTGATAATGTTGTAAAACAATCTCATATTCAAAAACTAAGAAGTAAAAAAAATGAACAATTACAAATTAGATTGATTCTTCAAGGTAAACTTGAAAAACTTGATCAATTTTCAAATGAAAAAATAATTTATAATGAAAATGAGATAAGTGTAGAATATAAAAAAGATATAGAAGAGTCTTTGTTAAATAAACAAGGAGAACATATAAAATATATTTGCATAACTTTAAATGAACATTATTTGAGTGAAAATAGTTATATTAGTGATATGTTCAAAGATAACTTTAGTAAAAAATTTTATGAACCAAATTTAAAAAATAAGTTTTTAGAAGTTTTTAATAGAGAGTATTCTAGTGGACTAGATAAAATATATCTAAAAAACAAAACTATGGAAATAATTTTTTATGTATTTGAAGAGTTAAAAAAAGATGAAATAAAAATAGAAATGCTAAATGAAGAGGATATAAAAAGAGTAAAAAAAGCAAAATTATATATTGAAGACTATTTTTATGAAAATATTACTATTCCCCTTTTATCTAAAAAAGTGGCTTTAAATACTACTAAATTAAAGAAAGGTTTTAAAGAACTTTTTGGAAAAACTGTTGGAGAATTTTTAAGAGATTATAGATTAGAAAAAGCTGTAACATATTTAAAGGAAAACAAGTACTCTGTAAGGGAAGTTTCTTTGATGTGTGGCTATACAAATCAAGCAAGTTTTTCATATGCTTTTTCTAGTCAATATAATACTAAACCAAAAGATGTTTTAAAAAAATCTGATTTGTAA
- a CDS encoding ABC transporter ATP-binding protein, which produces MYKIKDLNFSIQKKDILNNINIEIKTNTFLSIVGPNGCGKSTLIKTINRNLDIQSGTITLNDKNIEDFSDKELALKRSVLNQAFFFPYNFRAIEIVEMGLYAYELHTKEKNEILEYIVSKLNLESLKDKNYSNLSGGEKQKIQFARVIVQLYASREKEKYLFLDEPTLNLDIFYQYKILDLTKELQKDLKIGVCAVLHDINQAYLYSDEIVMMKEGNIKYFGKTDDILTYENIYDIFKVESEFVYSKKLQRDILITTI; this is translated from the coding sequence GTGTATAAAATAAAAGATCTTAATTTCTCAATTCAAAAAAAAGATATATTAAATAATATAAATATTGAGATAAAAACAAATACCTTTTTATCTATTGTTGGACCAAACGGTTGTGGAAAATCTACATTAATAAAGACTATAAATAGAAATTTAGATATTCAAAGTGGAACTATCACATTAAATGATAAAAATATTGAAGATTTTAGTGATAAAGAACTAGCTTTAAAACGTTCAGTTTTAAATCAAGCTTTCTTTTTCCCATATAATTTTAGAGCTATTGAGATTGTAGAAATGGGGCTTTATGCTTATGAATTACATACAAAAGAGAAGAATGAGATTTTAGAATATATAGTTTCTAAACTTAATCTGGAATCTTTAAAAGATAAGAATTATTCAAATTTATCAGGTGGTGAAAAACAAAAAATCCAATTTGCAAGAGTTATTGTACAACTTTATGCTAGTCGTGAAAAAGAAAAATATCTTTTTTTAGATGAGCCTACTTTAAATTTAGATATTTTTTACCAATATAAAATATTGGATTTAACAAAAGAACTTCAAAAAGACTTGAAAATAGGAGTTTGTGCAGTATTACACGATATAAATCAAGCATATTTATATTCTGATGAAATTGTGATGATGAAAGAGGGGAATATAAAATACTTTGGAAAAACAGATGATATTTTAACATATGAAAATATTTATGATATTTTTAAAGTAGAGAGTGAATTTGTATATTCAAAAAAATTACAAAGAGATATTCTTATAACAACTATTTAA